The genomic stretch CTCATCAAGCGCTGCCGGTCTCCATAATTGAATATTCATCCTTGCTTTTGTCACTTGGCCGTTCAAGACATCGCCCTCCTTACCATGTCATATTCCTCGGGTGTATCAATATCGTCCAACTCACCGCTATCCTTTGCCTCCAAAACCGCTCCTGCTCCAAGCTGTCCGCTTTTCAGGAGCCTGCGAGCCCCTTCATCTCCCTTTAATCCCTTTACATAAGGAAAACATGTCGACGAGAAGTAGATTGGCGGGGTGAACGCCCCTAAAAACGATGACACGGCAAATGACTCAGGAGCCAGAGCCACAAGGGCATTGAGATGATCGACGGAAAGCTGAGGCTGGTCGGCTAACAAAATGACAATGCCGTCCGCCCCCATGCTTTCTGCTTTTCTCACCCCGCTGCTGACTGAATGCCCCTGACCCTTTTCTGCGTCTTGGCAAACGTGCAGGCTCCAGCGTTTTTGAAAAGGCGGAGCGTGATACGGCGCTCCTATCCACTCAAGGGAGGCATGTTCTGTCCGCTCGACGACCAGCACGTGATCAAGGCGGGACGACAGAGCAGTTTTCAAGGAAAGTGAGCCTATGTTTTCTCCTTTTAGCGGCAAAGCCAGCTTGTTTTGTCCCATTCTTCTGCTTTTGCCGGCAGCGAGAAACACGCCGATCAGATAGGGGCTTCTCATACAACCGCCACCCGTTTTCTTGTTTGAATGATTTCTGCAACTACACTTACCGCAATTTCCTCGGGACCTTCCGCACCGATTTTCAGCCCGACCGGACTGTAAAAGTGAGACGGAGGATGTTTTCCGCTCAGCAGCCGTTTCGTGCGGTTTGCCGAACCCAACAGTCCAATATAATGGAGGTTTTGAGAAAATAAGAAGTTGATGATCG from Bacillus subtilis subsp. subtilis str. 168 encodes the following:
- the pucB gene encoding putative molybdopterin cofactor synthesis cytidylyl transferase (Evidence 3: Putative function from multiple computational evidences; PubMedId: 11344136, 21528011; Product type e: enzyme), with amino-acid sequence MRSPYLIGVFLAAGKSRRMGQNKLALPLKGENIGSLSLKTALSSRLDHVLVVERTEHASLEWIGAPYHAPPFQKRWSLHVCQDAEKGQGHSVSSGVRKAESMGADGIVILLADQPQLSVDHLNALVALAPESFAVSSFLGAFTPPIYFSSTCFPYVKGLKGDEGARRLLKSGQLGAGAVLEAKDSGELDDIDTPEEYDMVRRAMS